The genome window GAGCTTTTCGAGCTGCGCCGTGTCGGCGGCGGCGCGCACCAGATCGTCGGCGGACGCGGCGTGGGCCTCGGCGTGCGGGGCCGCGGGCTTCGCGACATCGGCGGCCGATGCGGCGTGAAGCTCGGCGGACGCGGCAATCGGCCACGTGGCCACCGTTGTGATCACGATGGTGGTCGCGATCGCGCTCTTCGCAACCGCGGCGATCGCGATCGCGATCACGCGCGCGGTGGCGGCGAACGTTGCTGCGGAAAGAACGGCGATAAAACGAGGCATGTCGGCTTCCGGTGCAGTCAGGTCTGGAACTTTCCGAGCACCGCCGGCTCGGCGAGCGGCTGGAAGCGCTCCATCGCATCGAGGAGACCGGCCGCATCGGGCGCGACCAGCACCTTGGCGCGGTGCTTCGGCTTGAGGAACCCTTCGTCCACCGAGTGGTCGAGCATCGACAGAAGGTGACCGAAATAACCTCCCACGTCGAGAAGCCCGCACGGCTTTCGATGAATGCCGAGCTGCGTCCACGTGAGCACCTCGAACCATTCCTCGAACGTTCCGATCCCGCCCGGCATCGCGATGAAACCGTCGGAGACCTCGGCCATCAGCGCCTTGCGGGCGTGCATCGAATCGACGATCTCGAGGCGCGTGATGCCGTGGTGCGCGAGCTCCTTGTCGGCAAGGCCGCGCGGAATGATGCCGGTGACTTCGACGCCGCGCGCGAGCGCGGCATCGGCGAGGATTCCCATCAGGCCCACGTTGCCGCCGCCGTAGACGAGCCGTATGCGGCGGCGCGAGAGCTCGTCGGCGAGCGACTCGGCGGCCTCGGCGTACTCGGTCCGCGTTCCGACCGACGAACCGCAGAAGACGCAGACTGCGCGTATGGCTGTTGGCGGGCTTTGCATGGTTGCGCCGAACGTCGCTTCGCAGCGGTGACTGGCCTCGTGGCGTTGCGCGTCGCCGCGTTACAGCGGGCGGCGCTCGCGCATGATCGGCGGCTGCATCGACCACATCACGCCGCCGGTCAGTCCGCCGTCGACGACGAGCGCATGTCCGTTGACGAACGACGACTCATCGCTCGCCAGCCACAGCGCGGCCGACGCGATGTCTTCGGGAAGACCGGCGCGGCGGATCGGCTGGAACATCGCGATCGTCTGGCGCACGAGCTCGAGCTTTGCGTTCTCGTCCATCGAGTCGTCACCGAACGCGGAGCCGAGAAGCGGCGTAGCGATGCCGCCCGGGCAGATGCAGTTGACGCGCACGCCACTCTCGCCGAGCTCCATCGCGACCGTCTTCGTAAGCTGGATGACCGCCGCCTTGGCCACGGTGTAGACGTGCGGCGCATATCCGGCGCGCAGCCCTGCGACGCTCGACGTGCTGATGATGCTGCCCGAGCCCTGCGCGCTCATGACCGGCGCCGCATGCTTGATGCCGAGGAACACCCCGCGCAGCAGCACGCCGACGGTCGCGTCGAACTCTTCGACCGGGATTTCGGCGATCGGCCCGGATGTCCCGCCGTAGCCGGCGTTGTTGAAGATCGTGTCGAGCCGCCCGTGCTCGGACACCGCCAGATCGATCATCGCCTTGACGTCGGCTTCGCGCGCAACGTCGGCATGAACGTAGCGCGCCGCGCCGCCGTTCGACGAAATCTCGTCGGCGAGCTTGCGGCCGCGATCGTCGTTGATGTCGGCGAGCACGACGCTGGCCTTCTCGAACGCGAACAGCCGCGCCGTGGCCTCTCCGATTCCACTTGCCGCGCCCGTAATGACCGCGACCTTCCCTTCGAGTCTTGCCATGTTTCCTTTAAAGTCGCGCACTTGGAAAATGGTACCTGGTACATTTTCCGGTGCGGTGAAGCTGCCGGCCGCTATAGCATGGAAGGCGGGACTGTCATCTGGTCGCCTCGCCGGCGATGCCGCGGCGGCGCAATCACGAGGCAAACCGTCGTCATGAGGAACTATGTCGAATGCAGATGACCACGATCGGCGCACCCGGGCCGAACCGTTTCATGCCGGCGAGATGGCGGTGCACGAGCGCTACGGCATCCGCGAGCGCATCGAGGAGGTCGGCCGGGCGGTCATCCGCGACGCGATGCCGATGCAGCATCGCCAGTTCTTCGCCGTGCAGCCGATGCTGTTCGTCGGAAGCCTCGACGGCGCGCGCCGCCCGTGGGCATCCGTGCTGGCGGGGCCGCGCGGATTCATCGCGGCGCCCGACGCAACCACGCTGCGCGTGAATGCGCTCCCCGCGCCGGGCGATCCTCTGTCCGCCAATCTCGAAGTCGGGGCGCCGCTCGGATTTCTCGGGATCGAGTTCGCGACCCGCCGCCGCAACCGCCTGAACGGCACCGTCGAGGCGCTCGACGCAACAGGCTTCACCGTTCGCGTCGATCAGAGCTTCGGCAATTGCCCGCAGTACATCCAGGCTCGCGACGGTGTGTGGGCGGCCTCGCGGTCTGGCGAATCGCCTGCGGAAACGTTCGCGCACCGACTCCCGGATGACGCCTTGGCCATCGTCCGCCGCGCCGACACGCTGTTCATCGCATCGGCGGCCGCCGGCGCCGGCGGGACAAAACCTGCGGTCGGCGCCGACGGCGTCGACGTCTCCCATCGCGGCGGCAAGCCGGGCTTCGTGCGCGTGACCAGCGGCGAGGCCGGCGACGTGCTGACGCTGCCGGATTTTCGCGGCAACTTTCTGTTCAACACCGTCGGCAACCTGGTGAGCAATGCCGTCGCCGGAATCCTCGTGCTCGATTTCGCGTCCGGGGACCTGCTGCAACTGACCTGCACGGCCGAGGTCGTCTGGGACGGGCCCGAGGTGGAATCGTTTGCGGGTGCGCAGCGGCTCGTAAAGCTCACCGTCGATCAAGGAATCCATCGGCGCGCGGTGCTCGCGGGAAACTGGAGCGCACCCGAGTACGCGAGCCAGCTCGAGGCAACCGGCGACTGGGACGAAAGCACCAAGCGCTGAGCCGCGCGTCCGCGGCGCGGTGAAACCTGCCCGGGAAGCTTGTCCCAAGTCGCGCCGTATGGCACCTGTTTTCCATGACATCGCCGGGTATCCGGCAAAGGGGGGTTTCATGAAAAAATCGATCTTTTCGGTATTCGTCACGATGGTTGTATTCGCGATCCCCGCGGCCGCCGTTGCAGGCGGGAAGCCCGCCGGGGCGTCCTGCCACGTCCACAAAAGCTGCCGTAGCAACCTCTGTGTTCGGTTGCAGCCGAGCGACAAGTTCGGGGTCTGCTGCAGCCCGCAGGATTGCGCGGAACTGGGAGCGCAGTGCGGATTCATCGACAACGGATGCGGCACGGACATCCAGTGTGGCGACTGCAGCCCGGGCGACCAGTGCGTGAACAACCAGTGCGTGGCCGGGACGACCACCACCACGACGACGAGCACCACGACCTCGACGAGCAGCACGACGTCGACCACTTCGTCGACGACATCGACAACGATTGCCGGTGCGTGCCCGAGTGGTGGACAGCTCGTCGGCGGCTTCTGCTGGTATCTGAGTGCGGCCGGCGCCAGCTGCGACGCCACCTGTAGCGGCGTGGGGCTTGTCTACAACGACGCGACACGCACCTACGCGGGAAGCGACGGTGCGTCGTTCGCCGATTGCAACTCCGTGCTGGAAGCGCTCGGCACCGAGGGCACGCAGTACGGTGACGGAACTTGCCTCGATGGCATCGGCTGCTTCTGGCAGTCCTTTGGGATCGGGCGAGTGCGCTGCACGTCCCCGACGACGACCGGTTCGGCATACGATACCGAGGGCACTGCACTGCGCGCGT of Candidatus Limnocylindrales bacterium contains these proteins:
- a CDS encoding TIGR00730 family Rossman fold protein, producing the protein MQSPPTAIRAVCVFCGSSVGTRTEYAEAAESLADELSRRRIRLVYGGGNVGLMGILADAALARGVEVTGIIPRGLADKELAHHGITRLEIVDSMHARKALMAEVSDGFIAMPGGIGTFEEWFEVLTWTQLGIHRKPCGLLDVGGYFGHLLSMLDHSVDEGFLKPKHRAKVLVAPDAAGLLDAMERFQPLAEPAVLGKFQT
- a CDS encoding glucose 1-dehydrogenase gives rise to the protein MARLEGKVAVITGAASGIGEATARLFAFEKASVVLADINDDRGRKLADEISSNGGAARYVHADVAREADVKAMIDLAVSEHGRLDTIFNNAGYGGTSGPIAEIPVEEFDATVGVLLRGVFLGIKHAAPVMSAQGSGSIISTSSVAGLRAGYAPHVYTVAKAAVIQLTKTVAMELGESGVRVNCICPGGIATPLLGSAFGDDSMDENAKLELVRQTIAMFQPIRRAGLPEDIASAALWLASDESSFVNGHALVVDGGLTGGVMWSMQPPIMRERRPL
- a CDS encoding pyridoxamine 5'-phosphate oxidase family protein — its product is MSNADDHDRRTRAEPFHAGEMAVHERYGIRERIEEVGRAVIRDAMPMQHRQFFAVQPMLFVGSLDGARRPWASVLAGPRGFIAAPDATTLRVNALPAPGDPLSANLEVGAPLGFLGIEFATRRRNRLNGTVEALDATGFTVRVDQSFGNCPQYIQARDGVWAASRSGESPAETFAHRLPDDALAIVRRADTLFIASAAAGAGGTKPAVGADGVDVSHRGGKPGFVRVTSGEAGDVLTLPDFRGNFLFNTVGNLVSNAVAGILVLDFASGDLLQLTCTAEVVWDGPEVESFAGAQRLVKLTVDQGIHRRAVLAGNWSAPEYASQLEATGDWDESTKR